The stretch of DNA ATTTGTCAGTTTGCTTCTGGAGTCGAAGTAAGTTTAAACGATGAAATTATCTATTGCAACCACAGTGTTGAGAACGAACATCATGACTTGCGAATGCTAGTCTCTAAATTTTATTTATCTGGCAATCAAGGTGTTATTTCTCCTGGAATTGAGAATGTTGAAGCTGAATACAGTGAAAATCAGGGATACAATTATCTATTTTATTTACCAGATATTACAGAAACAGAACAATTTTTTACAGGAACTCCTTTGCAAAAAGTACGAATCAATCTAGATTTGGCATTTCTAAAAACTTTTGTTCAAGGACTAGAAGATATTCCCAAACTACTACAACCTTTAATCGAAAGCGATCGCGCACCTCGGTTTCATTGTCCTGTAGGAAAAATCACTCCCATGATGCGGACAGTGATTCAACAGATGTGGCATCATCCTTATTCTGGTGCGATCGCTCGTATGTATTTAGAAGGAAAAGTTTTAGAATTACTAGCCTTGCAGTTGTCTCAACTCCTTGAAGCAGAGCAAATTAAACCCTTACCTCAAAAATTACACTTCAAAGACATCGAGCGTTTGTATCATGCTCAGGCAATCTTACAACAACAGTATCTCAATCCACCTTCTGTGATTAATTTAGCACGGCAAGTAGGGTTAGACCGCATCAAACTACAACAGGGTTTTCGGCAAGTATTTCAGACTACTCCTTTTGGCTATCTGCAAAATTACCGTTTAGATTTAGCGCGAATTCTTTTGGAGAATGAAGAACTGACTGTAACCACTGTAGCTAACCGAGTTGGTTATTCCAACATCAGCTATTTTTCCCGTACTTTCAAACGTCGATTTGGCATAACTCCTGGTCAATGTCGTTCTGAACAAAACATCTTGAAGGACTAAAAATTTATCTTTTAGGACATAGACTTATCTACGCAAAATCACTTAAACTCAACTCGTTCTTACTAATTGCAAATAATTTTCTATAAGTATTATTAAAAGCTGGTAGATGAGGATTTTTGAGTTGAAACAAAGTCTAGGGTTATCTGCGATCGCGTCGATTAAAGCGATCGCTATGGGGTTTAGTTTAATTGCTATAGTTCCTTTATCAATTGAATCTGTGAGTGCCGAGGAAGTGGCAAAAAATCCAATTAGTTCTCAAAACAACCAAGCTTCAAGACAGTTACTTGAAAAAACGAAACAGCGCAACAATAATAAATCATTAGAACCTATTTTTTTAAATGCCAAAGA from Stanieria cyanosphaera PCC 7437 encodes:
- a CDS encoding helix-turn-helix transcriptional regulator, translating into MEILTEKEFDLQWLESLQSNQVLYNLRGFDQVKNSISKWSEDSCHICQFASGVEVSLNDEIIYCNHSVENEHHDLRMLVSKFYLSGNQGVISPGIENVEAEYSENQGYNYLFYLPDITETEQFFTGTPLQKVRINLDLAFLKTFVQGLEDIPKLLQPLIESDRAPRFHCPVGKITPMMRTVIQQMWHHPYSGAIARMYLEGKVLELLALQLSQLLEAEQIKPLPQKLHFKDIERLYHAQAILQQQYLNPPSVINLARQVGLDRIKLQQGFRQVFQTTPFGYLQNYRLDLARILLENEELTVTTVANRVGYSNISYFSRTFKRRFGITPGQCRSEQNILKD